TTGCATGGCCGCCTCGATATCCTGGTCAACAATGCCGGCATCATCCATCGCGGCAATATCCTGGAGACATCCGACGATGATTTCGCCCGCGTGATGGGCGTCAATGTCGATGCGGTGTTCCGCTTCAGCCGCGCCGCCATCCGCCAGATGGTGGCGCAGTTTGAGGCAAGCGGCAAAGGTGGCGCCATCGTCAACATCGCGTCCGACTGGGCCGTGGTGGCGGGCAAGCGCGAACTGGCCTACTGCACCTCGAAGGGCGCCGTCGTGATGCTGACCAAGGCCGCGGCCCTCGACCATGCGCGCCAGGGCATCCGCGTCAACGCGGTCTGCCCGGGCGATGTGGAAACGCCCATGCTGCTGGGTGGCATCGAGCATCGCGGCGACGATCCCAAGCTGGGCTTGCAGAAGAATGGCGACTCAATCCCCATGGGCCGCGTCGGCCAGCCGTCGGAAATCGCCCAGGCCGTTTCCTTCCTGGCCTCGGATGAAGCGAGCTTCATGACCGGCCATGCCATGCTGGTGGATGGCGGCAACACCGCGCAATAGGCCCGTCCAGAAAATCGCCGCCGGGATTGCGCGCAGGGTTTGTGCTGGCCGGCCGTGATGATCCTTGCCACCGCACGTCATCATTTCTGAGGGGAGACAACGCCGTGATAAAATTCCTGTCGGGTTGCCTGGTACTCCTGCTTCTGCTGGCCCATCCGGCCGCGGCCGTCGACCTGCCGCCCGGTGTCACGGTCCAGAAGAACATCGCCTATGGCGCCGACCGGAATCAGCGCTTCGACGTCTATCTGCCGGCCAATCCGCAGAACGCGCCCATTCTGTTCATGGTCCATGGCGGCGGCTGGAAGCGCGGCGACAAGGATGCGCGCGGCGTGGTCGACAACAAGATCGCGCGCTGGCTGCCCAAGGGCATCATCTTCGTCACGGTCAATTATCGCATGATGCCGGAAGAAGAACCATTGGTGCAGGCCGAGGATGTGGCGGCGGCTCTCGCCAAGGTGCAGGCACTGGCGCCGAGCTGGGGCGGCGATCCCGACAATGTGATCCTGATGGGCCATTCGGCGGGTGCCCATCTTGTCACCCTCATCACCATGGCGCCCGAGATTGCGACGGCCGCCGGCGCGCGCAATTGGAAGGGCACGGTCTCGCTCGATTCCGGCGCGATGAACGTGCCGGCGATCATGACCAAACGGCATCTCGGCCTCTATGACGAGGCCTTCGGCGACGACCCCGCCGAATGGGAAGCCGTTTCGCCCTATCACCGCGTGAAGGGGCCGACGCTGCCGGTCTTCGCCATCTGCCGCAAGCGCGGCGACGTCTCCTGCCCGGCCAACCAGGAACTGGCCAAGAAGGCCATCGACTTGGGCGGCAAGATCGAGGTCCTGCCCATGGCCCTCACCCATGGCGAGATCAACCTGGAACTCGGCAAGCCCGGCGCCTATACCGACCGCGTCGAAACCTTCATGCGCGGTTTGGGGTGGAAGCTGTAGGAACGCCGGTTGTAGGGACAGGGAGAGACGCCTATTCTGGCCGTCCTACCTTCGGGCCGCCGGAACAGGTGCATGAGCGGATTCGATGCCGACGCTTTTGCCGCACAGATTCGCCATCCCGTCCTGAGGCGGATGTTCGCCTATTGGCGCGACAAGGCCGGTGCGCGCAACATGCCGACCCGGGCCGATCTTGATCCGATCGATTTTCCCTATGCGCTTGGCTATGTGATGCTGGTCGAGGTGGAGCGGGCACCTTTGCGCTTCCGCTTCCGCCTCTATGGCAGCGCGCTCGTCAAATACTTCGCCGATGGCGACTATACCGGCAAATATGCCGACCAATTGCTGCCGCCCGATTACGCCCCCTTTGTTGTCGCTGCCTATACCACGGCCGTCGAAGGTGGTGTGCCGCGCCATGCCCAGCGCGAGATGGTGATCGACCGCCAGATACTCAACTACGATGTTCTCACCTTGCCGCTGGCGCATGTCCGAAACCCCGACGAAATCGCCATGCTGCTCGTGGTCATGATTCCGGCGCCGAGCATGCCCGTGCTGTGATAGTTGAGGTCGCCATTTTTCGCGCGACAGTCGCTGAGCGCCTGCGATGATGCGGCGCAAAAGATGCGGTGGGGAAAACGCACCTGTCGCAATTATCGGCGGAGACGCGCAAGATCACCCACAAGGGTGAGGCCTTGGCCAGGGATGGCCGCCAAGAGGTGTTGGATGGCGAGCGGGACGGATGCCAGCTTGCGGGATGTTCTTCTCGCGCATGGACGCTGGCTGCACAGCGCACGTGACGGCCAGCGCGCCGATCTGACGTTGCGCACGTTCCGCCAGCTCGACCTCAAGGGCATCGATCTCAGCCGTGCGAAAATGACCGGCGTGCAATTCCTGCGCTGCGATCTCAGCATGGCAAAACTGGCCGAGGCGGATCTCTTCGGCGCCAATCTGGTCGGCTCCGATTTCGTGCGCGCCGATTGCCGGCGCGCCGATTTCCGTGGCGCGCAACTGGCCGGCGCCGATTTCACCGAAGCGCGACTTGCCCACGCCGATTTCCGGGACGGGTCATTGCTGGTGAGCTTCGGCGGTGTGGTGGCGCCGGCGCAATTGCGCCTGGAGCCCGGCCAGGATGAGAACCTCACCATGAAGCGTGCCGACCTTGCCGGCGCCAAGCTGCACCAGGCGCTGATCCGCCGCACCGATCTCTCGGGCGCGGTGCTGCGCCAGGCCGATCTCTCCGAAGCCGACCTCACCGGCTGCTCCTTGAAGGATGCCGATCTGCGCGGCGCCAATCTGATGAATTGCAACCTCACCGGGGCGCAGCTCAACCGCGCGCTGGTCGAAGGCGCGCAGATGGGTGGCGCCATCCTCAAGGAAGCCAACGTCTTCGGAGTCGATTTCACCA
This Rhodospirillaceae bacterium DNA region includes the following protein-coding sequences:
- a CDS encoding SDR family oxidoreductase — translated: MSQRLNSKVALVTGATSGIGLAIAERFAADGAKLVLTGRNQAPGEALAKKLGATFFAGDVLEKGLADDLVARSVALHGRLDILVNNAGIIHRGNILETSDDDFARVMGVNVDAVFRFSRAAIRQMVAQFEASGKGGAIVNIASDWAVVAGKRELAYCTSKGAVVMLTKAAALDHARQGIRVNAVCPGDVETPMLLGGIEHRGDDPKLGLQKNGDSIPMGRVGQPSEIAQAVSFLASDEASFMTGHAMLVDGGNTAQ
- a CDS encoding alpha/beta hydrolase, with amino-acid sequence MIKFLSGCLVLLLLLAHPAAAVDLPPGVTVQKNIAYGADRNQRFDVYLPANPQNAPILFMVHGGGWKRGDKDARGVVDNKIARWLPKGIIFVTVNYRMMPEEEPLVQAEDVAAALAKVQALAPSWGGDPDNVILMGHSAGAHLVTLITMAPEIATAAGARNWKGTVSLDSGAMNVPAIMTKRHLGLYDEAFGDDPAEWEAVSPYHRVKGPTLPVFAICRKRGDVSCPANQELAKKAIDLGGKIEVLPMALTHGEINLELGKPGAYTDRVETFMRGLGWKL
- a CDS encoding PAS domain-containing protein, which gives rise to MSGFDADAFAAQIRHPVLRRMFAYWRDKAGARNMPTRADLDPIDFPYALGYVMLVEVERAPLRFRFRLYGSALVKYFADGDYTGKYADQLLPPDYAPFVVAAYTTAVEGGVPRHAQREMVIDRQILNYDVLTLPLAHVRNPDEIAMLLVVMIPAPSMPVL
- a CDS encoding pentapeptide repeat-containing protein yields the protein MASGTDASLRDVLLAHGRWLHSARDGQRADLTLRTFRQLDLKGIDLSRAKMTGVQFLRCDLSMAKLAEADLFGANLVGSDFVRADCRRADFRGAQLAGADFTEARLAHADFRDGSLLVSFGGVVAPAQLRLEPGQDENLTMKRADLAGAKLHQALIRRTDLSGAVLRQADLSEADLTGCSLKDADLRGANLMNCNLTGAQLNRALVEGAQMGGAILKEANVFGVDFTKAVFDQLDVTDTISVDDSAAAAAQLADIVKAHEIWVETSGGKGARADFTEKDLSGAAFAGRNLTGAVFTRAKLRAAHFDKALLSLANFNRADLTGASFTAADLKGADLGEVIARRADFRDADLGSQSAVLPDGSVRQWPTRMSYARLEQANFTGANLDGALLEGATIAKAIKS